In the genome of Rhopalosiphum padi isolate XX-2018 chromosome 1, ASM2088224v1, whole genome shotgun sequence, the window ATAGCATAAGAAGTGGGGTTAAAACAGTTAACATTTAAAACCCTCtctgtcataactcataacgaATGAACAATGCTACATCGTTGTATCTCAGTTTTAATTAACCTACTTATCAGTTCACTATGGCATTACTGGtaaatcgttaattttttttaatagattttgttGGGTaggtaatcattattttattatcatcaagttaatacaataattgacAATTCTTCTAGTTATACTAAACTCGGCTTCGGTAGGGAAAAAGTTttaccatatttaaattttatttcccCGGGTAGATAATGCTActgatttattcatattttatcgcTCAATTTTCCGTAAACTGGAGTAAGgtccataaaattattaaaattgtagtttCTTCACGCGTCATACAGGTCATGAATGTGTACGCAGACAAACACGATTACTATGTTACAGCAGCTAATCTTAATTTTTCTGATCTTTAtagttatattgaaaaaaatattttacctatatagtatatattatattattatacttattttttataatttataccagaTTTATAAGCGAGGAAATCTTCGTAAACTCGCATCGTGACTACGTATGGTCCGTGTTTTCTCAGATTTTTCCTCGCTGCACATCCGTCGAACGTAAAAACTTTTTTGGctattgtaaacaataaaatatgaataatatattcgtattacTATGTAGAATCATCATTGTAAGCCAACGTTCATCGTACCTTTGATAATTTCATCCAAGTACTTGCCCTTATGTTGTGCATTATAACATGTCAAATCACATTTCGGAGTGGCTACTGGGTCACCACCGCACACGCCATGTGGCCCGAGCATCGAGTTCGGATCAGCAGACGTTGTGGATGCGTTGCATGGTTGCACCAGCCACGGTTGACAGCCCTATTGGTATAGCGAAAAGAAAAAgaagacaatttattttaatataataattaataattaataattatattatcctcCCACCCTTGCCATGAAGTACTATTATTGAATAGTTTCTTCAATCAAGCCAATCAAGctttttatatatctaattatCATCAATTGttctttttgtaaaaaaatttatacagattgtacaaactaaaataaacaaaaaaaaaaaaaaatcgtaaattcgTGACCGGTAAAAGCGGCTCCTggttaaaaacttttttgatGAGTAGATGAGTGACAATGTGACATGTACCATCGTAAGGAACATTCAGTTAAATTTTTAGGGTGGCTATAATAATCCAATGTGAAGTGACCTTGCAAGGTGTAAAGCACCCCCTTTCTatacacaagtataatatattacattcgaTTTTTGGGGGTCTATTGAAATACTTGTGGGCTAACTGCTAAGCCTCCCCGATGTTCACCTATGCTTaggataaaagtattttattcaaCACTTGTTATTAGTGATCTCatgattttactatatattataacatggtCGCCAATCAAGTTTTAAAATAGGgctgttaaatttttaagcggTCAAAACTTTTTTACCACCAAAACAGAGAAATGTATAACTGTTAAAAAGTAGGGCGACGTTCTTTTATACATTCAAGTCTATATGTAGAAGTCTCACAAACACCCCAAACTTTTATAAGTCttgaaattagtttttttttgtcaaaaattgtcAACATGTGACTGTGGGTCatatgaaaaaaacataatacatatgactatttttacgtttttatatgTGAAGGTATATTGTTTCGGCAAAACATCTAATCGTGTATGTGAAGTTTCGAAATTCAAAACCTACTCCTTCACCCAGGTAATGCATATAACgtagttttttcaaaataattattctatctcttttaaattaataactaattattagcaaacttttgtatttataattcttattttgttaCTTTAAATTTCGACTATACTGTAATTATCTTGgtataaatacaattcatacattttattttatcatcttaatttataatgattaaagacCGGATTTTGCATATAATGCATGTTTATAAGCAATTACATGCAGTAAATGGATTTTCATCAAccatacctaaataattaataatataacaaatttttattttgcatattttccataaaaaagCATGATTTTGCATCatattacgtatacatataagtgttttaatttaattttataattttttgtacaattattatttataaatttgtttcacaatacaaaaattaaaaatattttttaaaaatatgctccCATAACAAGCGTTGATGTGGAACGAGGTTTTTCTgcattcaaacatttcaaagaATATATATTGTCACAAACTACCGTCATCATTTAATTGAGATCAATAGGTATGTTccatattattgttacttattgtttttctaacaatgaataaattgtataatttttcatcacaatcattaaatatattgtatataatataattgtagtttgtttattttcatcattaatgTTTTGATTTCATAAATACAACGACACATAAATAGctgtgaaaaatcaaaaattattttgcattttttgtgctttttaactttttaagtgcatattttaaaattttaaatgcatataaatccggcatttaataatgactaatacaatgaatgaaaatcaaattttcaattacacaaataaaacaataagtaataaattataaaaataaagtaatgtaAGATATTAGCAtgcagttatttttaaatcaataaattatttggagtttgaaattaagtttaaataattaataatatgaataacgtaaaatttatttttactaatttttaataattaatatttatatcataatcttAAGAAGTTAATAAGACAGTgaaaggtatatttttaaattttgaactgtGTTTATAATCTTACAAGGTTACAACTGTTAAGTAATGTCACCTACAGTaaagattaaaacaataaattatttataaaatatttttcaatagtatatttattacattttagctGTACTGGTGCAGTATAAAATTGACTTAGgccaatatataatacttatttttgatttattacaaaGTAATGGTACTGGAAAATATAGGGCCGTAAATAAATATTCTGCAATACCCCAAATGGTGCCCCTGTAttgtaggtattaattataaacctaaaccattaaacatttttaaataaagtaaaccaacattatttactatttaagtgAGGTGACGGACTCTTCGCTTTCCTCATATCAGTCATATCTcatttccgttatttttttgtgatacgatgttataaattataatatgatgaatgcTTTTATGGTCAatgattaggttaggttaagctatatcatttttttgttttaagaggGTGATGAAGGGGgaggtttgaaaattaaattatataacatactaaactctaactatatttaaaacagTATGTTTTATCAAGAAaactaaatttgtaaattaaaaacataaaatatctgCTTTTACGCAGAATCaatttgcatttatatatatgtatatgattatatgaataagTATAGTTACCTCATTGCTTCCGTAGTCGCCACCAGTAACGATtcctttttttagtatatatttccAAGCGGCTGCAGTATATCCTCCGCTGCATCCATTACCACAATCTTCGCAACAGGAAACCAATTTTTGTGGTGAATAAAGTGCAGTAATGTTTCCCCCGGATGCGATACATATGCGATCGTTCATCGCCGAAGTCACAGAAATGGCCTGAGtaatcatagttttttttataattaaaaatttaaatatagtaaatagtaatcattgtaaattacatattttcaatattgataTATAGTTATTCACTACCATGACATTGTGAAGATATACTAATTGATTTGtgttgaaaacaattaaaatgtattttatagggAACACGAGGTCGGCTGTTAACGAAAAAAATACTGTCCgaaatatctacctatattaaacAGTATTATGTACATTGACAAGGCCGGCAAAGACTTTTATGGGCCTCGGGGCTGATCGATTCTAGCCCTCCTTTACTTACACTTATTTGGCCGCCAAGATATACATTCCTCATGTACATacttgtacataattttttgcATATAGTACGGCTATACACAGgtcttatattttcatattaataaattatatataactatactgtTCTCGGTGGGTATGCAAGCACCAAAGGTAACACGCATATTAATGGAACgagaaaatattagtattaaatttttttttatagataggtatttttaaacatatagaaCTGtacctatgataatattattgattgataaaggatattaattcaatatattcttatgtattttgaataaatatgcaAGGTATAAATATTGACAATGTTCTGTATCTTTTTTACCGTTTATCTTTAATTACTCGgtgtaaagtttatttaatcatttattttatattaaaatgataaaaatataagttgtatttattatattttattttattattaatgcgtaggtgatgtataatttatctttaattgGTACTTATGCTCTTGGCGATATTTCATGtttcaaaatgttatatacatatatatttaatacttaaaatattataatattttattatcaaatgtatATGTTTTCAGATACTACTATACTAGATACCTATtcagattttattaatttcatgagAGCTAATTTAAGTAActgattgaattataaattttattaatcctTATCATAATCTCCTTAGTGACGATTCGTGGTATtgcagtttatatatatatatatatacaatgggTGGGTATTTGTATTTCGTCAGATTTTAGAAGTAATAAATTGACAcgtttttatggaaattaattgTTCAGTGATTTATTCTTCGGGTGATAAGTACAAAAGAGTCACCAGAAAAGAAAATCATTGTGCGATAACaataaatttgacgaatttaAAAACGTTGGATTACGAATTGGTACCTAGTCATGTCACACCATTTAGCTATCCCGTGGCTATAGCATAATTTTCTAAGACGATATTATTTTCgcgatatttattattcacgtCTATTTATACGTTCACAACGATATGcacataaatatagataaattattagttgttGCCTACCCAATCTGCTGCACAATTGCCTTGATTCCAGACGTGTGAGATGGAAATGCAATCGAACCAATGGTATCGGGCATCAAAACTCTCAGGTATTTCGTTTGCGTCACCATCACCATCGTTGTCACAATCGCCACCCTTGACTGCACCGCCTTCAAAGATCTCGTGGTCCAAATCACCCACCTCGGGATGATAAAAAGTTCCCACTAACTTTTTGTGGTCGTTTGTATGAAAACTGTTTATTCCGGCCTAAACAAAATTACGACGTACTTTAATGCATTTatagtaaatcaaaaataacatCATAATCTCAATTTAACTTCTAACAATAATATCGCGAGAatgcatttattcaatataatataaacgtttagtTTATCTTGTCTTGTTCCACTACTTCCACTGTATTATAtggaatataattttgaaatctgTGATATTTTACAATTGTCTATACAATACGAGGTCTAATCAAAAAGTATCGAGACTGATACGATTAATCGTAA includes:
- the LOC132929028 gene encoding cathepsin B-like cysteine proteinase 4, encoding MSCITMKIVLLLVSSFWITCDANLKLHKIIAHVNNANATWQAGINSFHTNDHKKLVGTFYHPEVGDLDHEIFEGGAVKGGDCDNDGDGDANEIPESFDARYHWFDCISISHVWNQGNCAADWAISVTSAMNDRICIASGGNITALYSPQKLVSCCEDCGNGCSGGYTAAAWKYILKKGIVTGGDYGSNEGCQPWLVQPCNASTTSADPNSMLGPHGVCGGDPVATPKCDLTCYNAQHKGKYLDEIIKAKKVFTFDGCAARKNLRKHGPYVVTMRVYEDFLAYKSGVYHHVTGDYLGLLSVKMIGWGIQGGEGYWLLANSWGTSWGENGFFKIRRFVNECWIENFRYAAIPKL